The genome window TCCTGTTTCCTCTTGTATACACGCACTGTATAACGCTCAGGCAAGATCGAATCCTGTGAGGAACAGAACACGATTAGAAGTTCACGATGACTGATTCAAAAGGTACCCTTCTAacctttgttgaactgtctgtttttaTTATGAGATCCAGcataattgtatttattatgttttatttgtaGTGTCAAATAAAGTTGTATTAGGCTGAACTGAGGCAAAAATCCGTTCTTATCAGCAGAGCGggaaaaagtactcagatcctttatAAATATGATGGTGTTAAAATACTCAATTACAACTCAAAGACCTGTACAAAAAACAAGtaaaaaatacaaaagtattagcaccGAAACCGAAAATATTGTATTTCTGCACATTAgacatcaaaagtaaaagtactcttcTAGTTAATATTAAAGAATATTTTCTTATTCTGTTTTTTAAATCTTAGAAAATACAGGGCACATCATATAATTTCAATGTTTAAGTTTGTAAATGTTGATACGTTGATAGCCGTTAAGTAGTAAAGAAGTGTGTCATATCATTTAAGCTTCTGTTTTTATAAGTAAAAGTAACTATAAGTGCATAAAAACGGTAGTGCAGTAAAAAGTACTTATTTTTCCTCTGAAATGTTATGAAgttaaagtataaagtagcaaaagaaaaacAGGTAAAGGACAATTATGTCATAAAAATACTTACAGTAAGAACTATGCTAGAGTAAATGCACTACATTCCACCTCTGCTTATCAGACGTTTCTAAAACTCTATAAGTATACAGTGGCAGCTCCGTACACCGGGCAGAGCCTATCAGAATCATGCATATCAGCTAAATGAATGCACCTGCAGTTTGAATCACCTCAGAGGGATAATCGTTCTCTACCTCATTGGGACACTGTCCGACACAAATGGTGGTGTTGATCTCCTTCTTTATGCCACAGCCCCTCATGGTGATGGGGACCGTGGTCGGGTAACACCTGGACCTGCAGGGCTGCCCCGCCCCCGCCAGAGCCAGCACTGCTGCCATGACAACCAGCTGCATCATCTTCCTGGTGCAGCACAGACGCCTGCCACGTGACAAGATCAAGTAGATGAGGATTACATTGAGGCACAGTTTGACTTTGTCCAGAGTTGTTGTGATACAAAATGTTGTGGGTCAGTTGTGGACATATTTATCTTTTGTGTCTCCTAAAACAAAACGAAATGATCTCTGGATGCAAAAATATCTTGATATATCCGAGCAGCTTTGCTTTTGACATCACTATTTAAGTTGGTCAAGTAGAAGTATATGTTCCTGCTGTGGAAAAAACATGTAAAaagaaatatgtatatatatatagagagaaGATTAGATTTGATTAGAGAACTGCGATACATTAATTTCAAGAATTGGTACGATCAACATAAACAGATTTGAATTTGTTTCACCTAAGTTACATCTATCTTTCTACACAGATGATTCAGGTATTTGTTATGGAGATCAATGTCATTTTGTTTGTGATAATCTAAGCTTTTTTTCCCTGTAAAAAGTCGAACCCTCACACATTTCTTCAGACTTTGCAGGACACAAgtatataattaaaacattacgACTGCATTAAATCCACATGAATCTTCACCACGTCTAAAAGGTGTACCTGTAGATCTCCGTTGTTGCGTTGAACCTCCGCTGTGTCTGTCGTTTCTTCTGTTACTCTCTCAACATCTGCAGCAGCTGTGAACCTGCGGCTGTGCTGTCTCCCTCTTAAATAGCGCTGCTCATAAAGCCCGTTAATCTATTCATCCTTGGCCTCGGTGCTACTTCCCCACCTGTTTAGTCTGAAAAGCTACATTTTCCCTCAACAGTTTGGGGGAGGGCCCAGGGTTCAAGGATGCTTTGTTTCCAACATATGAGAAGGAGCGAGTCGCTATCTACAGATAATCTTGTTAAGATTACACGAATGGAGGATTGGATGGACCacacaaatgtaaaaataaatctgcccccACAGTGAGATGGAAAACACTGACATGAGCATCATTCATTTGTCACACTCCGTCTTCCACGCTTTGTGTCTGCCATTTTCCAGTGTTTGAATGTCATGTTATATCTTTCTACATACATATATGTCAGATTGTATAACTatctacatatatataaatatatatgttctGTATTGACAGAGAAGCATTGACCAGTCAGTGTTTTTCTCTGAAACCGCCTatgttttacacaattacagCTTTCCTCCAAATCATTTCTGTATTGCtttttgtgttttaaaaaaaaagacatcaTCACAGTGATTATTCCCCAATCTTAGTTGCTGTCGTGAATTCATCCTTCACAGACCATTTTGTAAACTTAATTATATGGGATGCACAAGTGAAAGAAACCGCAGGGAACTTTGTTGGCACTGTCTGTCCGTAACATAATTATATTATGATGTGAAATGTAGTTTTCATGTGGATGCAGTGATTGTGAAAGTATTCAAATCATGAagataataacaggcacacaaaGTAATCAGTCAAATGTACTTTATATTCCTGCATCCTCGTCAATAAAACACTTGAACAACTAAGTGCAACTCATTTCTAACTAATGTTCTTTCATCACTTCACGTCCACAATAAGCTACACTGTGCTGAGCATCACAATGACATTGCATAGTTCAATATTATGTAGGTTTACATGTTAAAGTACGACTTATTAAACAATGTGTACATACATATATCTTAATAATGACACTTACAATTCAGTTCAGTTGAAACTAAGTGAAGTGACCTGAaaacaaagtcattaaaacagATTGTGAGTTTCATGATCAGCACCATGGACAACACTACACATCAAACACATTGTGAGGTGTGCAGCTcaagttgtattgtattgtgttGGACTCTTTCATATTTACATCACTCAATATTCATATTTTAACCACCTCAAATCTGGAAAATAATTCAGAAAGAAACTGCTTCCACATACATTGTGAGGCAAACACATCACTTTAAAACAAGGTTAAACTAGTGCAGCTCAAATAAAGCATCCATTTTCCAACCTGTCTGCTCTCAAGCCTTTCTCTGATTTTCACCATACTGCTATTTAGTCAACATAGATttgcatttgtatttgtttatttaggAAAGGATAATTAATCAGCAGGAGCACTTGAGTCCATCGTGTAAATGTGCCAGATGTAGCCATCGAGGCACATTTCCATCTGCACTACCGAGCAGGTCGATGGCATTAAAAGAACACGTATAATCTAGTCCTGCATCCCAtggttatttatgttttgtttctgtttatATTTCCTTCCAACCACCTGCATTGTGCTACTCAAAAATGTAAAATCATGTCGGCTAATTTGATTTGTTGGCCTCTTATCACCTGTCTCTTGCTATGCACATTATataaaacattaaatacaaTTGTGTATTTCTGTAAGTCTTTTATTTCCAAgttgtttttctgtttgtttttcttCGTGGGAAGATGTGTTCTGTGCAGTGACACATGATGGTATTTGTCACTGGACTGGTATTATAGTTATGGAAGTTAATAAAGTACACATTAGTGATCCAAATAAGTCTGTTTGGGACCCATTTTTATAATTGT of Pseudochaenichthys georgianus chromosome 3, fPseGeo1.2, whole genome shotgun sequence contains these proteins:
- the LOC117442256 gene encoding gonadotropin subunit beta-1-like, with product MMQLVVMAAVLALAGAGQPCRSRCYPTTVPITMRGCGIKKEINTTICVGQCPNEDSILPERYTVRVYKRKQETCNGDWSYEVTHIDGCAEPVTYPVASKCYCKGCVEDYTSCKRYHGDLNSCLSFY